The stretch of DNA GTGGGATTAGTTccatcctccagctcctctgaggCCACAAGACGGGGACCAGACAGTTCTCAGGAAGCAGAAATGTTCCAGGTGTGACCAAAGGCCAGCTGCAGTGCAGGTAGGGCATGGGGGTGTCTGTTCAGCCCTCACAGGTGACCTGACTCCAGCTCCCATGGCCTGTGGGGGTTTGCCCTTCCCAAGCATGGTCCTTGTGCCAGCTCCCGGATTTGGGCACCCTCAGCTGCGTCACAAGCCTTTGCCTGGTTTTGGTTCCTACCAGACAGGTTTAGAAAGATTTGACAGCTGTGGTTCTCCTCCTCCCGTGGCTGGGGAGTTCAGgtcagcactgagcagcaggatGTGTCCATGGGTGTTTGCAGAGACTgtgagctgagggagctgcctCAGCCTCCTCAGGAAGGGGAGATGCCAGTGGAGCAGTGCTCCTTCCAGATGAGGAAATCATACAGCAAAGGCTGGGGAAACACTTGTTGGACGAGGCAGCATGGCTGCTTCCAGCAGGGGACGGCAGCCAAGGGCTTATTCACCAGCAGAGATGGGAGTGGCGGGGTGCACAGCTGtcactggagctgggagctgggagctgggaacagggaacaagggagctgggagcatccCTCATCCTTCATCCCTTGGTGCAGCCAGCCAAGgactccagggctgggcacggggtaccactgcagccagagcagagcacgGACCAGGCCCCTGCCCCACCGGCACCCCTGCACATGCCAGTGTGGCTCAGTCTGCTCCTCAGGACCCTTCAGCTCCAGAAATAAATCTCAGTGGAGCAGAGGATGGGGCTGTACAAGGTCCctgaagagctgcaggacaTTTCTCTGGAAGGaaccccaggctgtgctggcagcagcacacaaaGGCTCACCCATGTGAACCTTCCTGAGCCCCACTGCTCTGACCCCACAGCTGTCATTGTCACAGAGCCCTGTCCATGGGGTCAGCGCCCTTCAAGCTGGAACAAAGTGCGAGGAATTGTGCAGGGCTCTCACTGCAGTGCCATGGGAAGGAGATGTCCCAAATTCAGGGCACAAGAAGGGTTAATTTGGAGTGGGACATGGTCTCAGCTCAGCCTGGTGCTCTCTTCCCATGGCCACAACCACCACTGTGAAATGGCACTGTGAAATGGAGACTTCTTAGCCACCAGGACAGGCTGTGGCCAGTGTGAGGTGAGGGCTACTTGCCCCACAGAAGTGCCCAAGCCTCACAGCAGTGCCAAAGGGGCTTGTGGGGGCCCCCtcaggagcccagcactgctcatccTAGCCAAAACCCACTGCAGCCTCctctgagggcagagcagctcccaaagccTTCCCAGACCTCCAAACATTTTCTGTGCCTGATTTCCCCGAGCCGTGGTGGTGATGGCAATGTCGGAGGGGTGAGCACATCTCCCCGGCTGCAGGTGTGGGTGAGAGTTGGGATGGTGACCAAGGCTGGATCCTGGCTTGGCTGCCGGACAAGGGGGAGAGGAACCACACCCCCCCCCTTAACAGGAACCGTCTGACGGCTcagccagaggagcagggatggatggataacACCCGGCTCCCAGCGGCCCCACTCTGGCTGGAAGCGATCCTCCGCACTGATGGCCACTCCCTCCCTGGAAATGCGTGCTGCAGGCAGCCTGAGGGCCAGGACACCCCAACGCTgctccccacactgctgacATTCCTGCAAGGCAAGGACAGCCCCGTCTGGGCTTTCCCAGCCTCCGTGGTCACGGGTCCCCTGCCTGTGGGTGTGGGGTTCCTGCACAGATTGGCCATGCTGGGGGGCCATGTGGGACATCCTGAGAGCTGATGTTGGGGATGGCATCTCCAGCTCACTGCTGCAacctccctcccaccctgctgggGTTCTGTCAGGGCTGAGATTCCTGCTTGGATGATTCCAAACGCTCGTTCCAAAAAAGGTGTTTTCACCCCTGGGTGGTGTTTTGGAAGGATTCACATGAGAGCTGAGCTGGTAGCCCTTGCTCAGAAGCTGGGCTGTGACCCTCAGGTGCAGTAAGTCCCTGGGGAGAGCAGGTCCTTGGGACCCCCACGACCTGTAAGAAGTGCATGCAAGCACAAGGATGTGCAGCTAccgctgtcccctcacagcCTCACACACCCTGGTGTTCCTGGATCCTCCTGCCTAggcccatccctgcagagccttgGAAGGAACTCCATGAGTACCAGTGTTCCTGGTTCCTCTtaggcagcactgacagcccCCTTTGGCTGGGAATATGGGCCAGGAACATGGATGGGCTTCAATTATGTGTTTCCTTGGAGTTTGCATCATCCTAGAGCAGTGTGTGGGATGCACTCACCTCCGTGAGGAAGCAAGCATGGACCGTTCCTTGGCAGCCGCTTCTCCAGCTGCAAGAGCTCTGTGGTgccccagggaggcagagctgggagggcagggtggcTCCTGTGCAGGATAGCCATGCAGCAAGGCACCCTGCTCTGGAGAGCAGGGGACCCTTGGGGAGGGACACAGCAACTCACTACGGACCCACCTGGCTGCTTTGGAGCCCAGCAGTCCCTTGGGGACGTGTATCCAGCTCCCAGGCTGGTCTGTGCTGCCCGGATGCCCAGTGCCGTGCCCGCTGGCCGTGCCCAttgccctgcaggtgctggcacagggccGGCCACACGCCAGTCCCTGTGCATGCACGGGAGCCACCAGctgacagcacagagcctgcaTTGATCCAGAGCTGGCACAGTACCCAACAGGCCAAGAATCCTGGCAAGGAGAATCTGCTCCTCAGCCgtgccagcaggctctgccatcctcctcctgctctcccctgccCACCCACCTTGGCACTGGGATGTTTGGCAGGGAATCAGGCTGGTACCTCGGGCAGTGGCAGGCATATGGCTCTGGGGGAGCACAGGGTGACCATCCCCTGTGTGTCTGCTGgagcctgaccctgctgccagcctggcacagcacagtgccTGGCAGCCGGGCACAGCCTCAGGAGCCAGCATGGAGCTGCGTGGCATGCGGAGGCTGAGTGTGGTGGGCAGTGCAGGGATCAGGAGAGGATCATTACTGTAGAAGTTAATAAATGGCAGCAGATCAAAGAAGACCAGAGAACAAGGGAATCCCCAGACAGTGGCTGTGAGCAACCATTTCCTCCCTTCCTGGCATCCTGAATGGGCAGCTGCACCCATGTGGAGCAGCATGGCCCCGCTGAGTGCTGGGACCCTGACTCAGTGTCctcagagccaggcaggaggacAGAGACAGCAGGCCAAACCCCCCCTGGCACGTGTGTGTGACTCTGTACATGTGTGAGTGTGACAACGTGTATGATTCTGCATATGTCTGGGTGCGCACACGTGTGTCTGTTGCAGACATGGGCTGTCCCGGCATGCTGAGGATGCAGGatctgtgctgtcagtgctccTGGAAGGACACTCCTGACTCGTCTTGTGCTTGGTCTGTGCTCTGTGGAAATGGGAGGAAGTCTCCATTACTGTGGGGTCAGCCCTGAGATCACCTCCCCTGTGTCAGGATTTCACTCCTGTGCTTTTCCATCcctcccagctggctgctgtggccaTGGCTGCCCAATGCCAGCACGTCTTCACTGGACAGGGCTCGGCCATCACCATCCAGTCACTGCCATCCCCAGAGCCTCTCACGGAGCTGTGTCCCGTGAGCAGAGAGAGCAGATCCCCCACTGCATGCCCAGCACGGGGTGCCCTCTGGTCCTGAGCAGGAGAAGGTTCTGGCCATTCCCAGGGTGttcccatccccacagctgcagccagcgGCTCCCGGGTGGTCCTGGCTGAGCATGGGCTGCCGAGGCCACCTGCAAGGGGCTGCCTGTGTGGGACCAGCTCCTTCCTGCCGCACTGGGACCCCAGCCAAGGGcaggggggtggggacagccacCTCCCTGCAAGCCCCAGGAAACCTTCACCTGGCTGCCTGATCCCTGTGAATTGCAGGAGGGTCAGCTGGCAGCTGCCCACAGCACCCACGCAGGCTGGCACAGTTGAGCAGAGGTGCTGGATGCCACCATCTCTCCAGGGGAGCCACCCATTGCATCCCTTGCTGTGGCTCGCAGACCCGCCGAAAGTCGCCAGCTGGCAGGATGCTCTGTTCCCGCTCAGACGCTACGATTTCAGCACCCGCAGCAGGGATGTGTAGCTATGTCTTTAAGAAGGGCCTGGGCTGGAGTGGGAGAAGCGTTTCCATCCAGCCTTTCTCCAGAAACCTGGTTCGAGTTAGTGCGACCAAGCGGCTGCCAGAGCTGGCGCTGTGGCCGCCTCCCGCTCCCGGCCAGGGCAGCCGCCAGTCCCTCCTTGGCCACGGGGGCTCGGGGCACCcactgagctgtggggcagctgcCCCCTGGCCTTGGGGCCGCggggaagagaggaggaggcagagctgggtaaGTGAGAGTTTTGTCCTTTACTGCCGGTGGGACTCCTGCCCCGCCCCGGGAGGGCCTGGCAGGAcgagggcagggaggggtgggtgCGCGACATGTGGCTGTCACCGCAGCTGGGTgccggcagcagcagctccagggctggcacggctcggctcggctcctGTGCGCGCCAAGGCACCGACAGGGCTCGCAGGACACAGCGGCGGTGGGAGAGCCCCGGGACGGGCGCGGTGCCCTCTGCTCCCCGGAAGTGCccgtgcccagcccagggactAGATGTgtccctcttcttcctcctcaccctcccaggctgggacagggagcctccccagagaccccagcgGGAGGAAGGTGccctgagaggggctgggggatccGGTGTCACCTGGGGGAGGTGCCAGTGCCACCCCTCGCACCCCACGTGTGGCTGGTAAATGACAGGTATAGTGGTGGTGGCGCGGCACATGGTGGGAGCCCGGCTCCGCGCTGCTGTCTGGCACTGCTGTTTGGGGGGCATTCACAGGAACCTCCGGGGATGTGGGCGCAGGTTGTGGGGTGATCAGGGCTGGggcactcctgtcccctctgcctgACCCCACACACACTCTCTGAGAATTCTCACACTGCCGGGCTGGAACAGACCAGGTGGCCGCATCCTGCAACCCTGGCACCCCGGCAGCGGGGTGCCCTCTTTGCGCAGGACGATCAGGCCCCGGCGCAGTTACCAGCGCACAGAGCAAGGAAAGATGTTCGGTGCTCGGAAGGAATCCCAGGAATGTGGAGCCtggagggaactgggggtgGCACGAAGGTGTCatgtcagctccagccctgcacgCAGATCCCTGCCAGGCCTCGGGGGGCAGCTTGGGGGTCACCTTCAGCGGGGCACCAGAAAGTGTTGTGGGGCTCGGTGTCGCAGCTCTGCCTTGCCGGTGGCTCTGCCGGGACATGGCCCCTCTCGGGATCCGGGACTGCCCCAGGAGCGACTGGTCATGGTGCCAGCTcggggctgggagccctggccccgctccccagccctggcccggCCCCAAGTCGTTGTTCTCCAGTGAGCTCATCTGCCTTGATGATGTGAGCTCTAATATGGCCTCTTGGCCCGAAAAGAACCAGCTCGGCCACTTAGCAAATGTTTATGTCTTCTTCATAGCTGGGTTCTGTGCCAGAAGAGGAACGCGGAGCGGAGCCGCTCCCGCGCTCGGGCCGGACGGGGCCGTGGCACCGGCACGTCCCCGCTCGGCCACAGGCACCCTCCTGCCCCTTGGCCCAGCATAGTGTGCCGGTGTCCCGGACGAGCCACGCGGGGCTGTCTGGGCTCCCAGGAGCCGTGTGGCCAGGACAGCGCCGGCAGCCATGAGTGCCCACGGGGCTCGAGGAGGATGCGGGGTCCGGGGCTGCCCCGCACAAGGGTGATGAGTGGCTCGCAGTGATGGGAACCGTGCGTGGCTCTCCaggccagggagcagagcagtgcccacGCTGTCGGATCGCAGCCCCACGACCAACAGTGGGGCTGTTTGCGCAGGGGCCGCTGCCCCCCCGACACCATGTGCTGGGCTCAGCCGGGGTTTGGGGAAGCAGCTGAAAGTATTTTCTGGGTGGAATTTCTGCCAACCACCCCCAACTCGCCCATCCTTCACCTCCCTGGGGAGTGCAGAGGCTGCGTGAGGGGGGTGGGACCCCATGCCTGGGTCCCTGTGAGCTGAGGTACTGCCACAGTCCAGCCCAgaacagggacacagcctgggcagcGGGGTGCCACCACGGGCCCCCCACACCGCTGTGCCTGTCACACCCACCTGCTCCCACATCAGTCACACAAACTGCTCCCTGCACCAAGTACTGATCCAATTTGTGGCTGTTTCCATAACAACCTCCCAGCGCTTTCTGGTCCTTTCTGTTGCTACAATGGATGCCGAGATCCGATGTGTCAGGGATGCTCCATCCTGGGACACAGCGACTGGGCTGAGCCATCCCAACCCCTCTTGGCTCCCAGAGGTGAAGTGCTGTGCACGTGGGAGGTCTTGGCATGCTGGACAGGCTTCTCCACTctgggatggggttttttccccGTGAGAGGGATATGATGAGGTTTGGGCCAGGGGAAGGAACCCAAGGGCAGTAGCTGATCCTTGGACTCCTGGAGGCCCCTGCATGCAGCTGAGCTTTGTGCAGTCATGGCACTGCCCGGGACACTCAGTGACAGGAATGGGGACCTTGGAGGCACTGGCACACAGAGACGACCCTGTTTCTCCTACCTGAGATGACATCACCCCCAGGCCTGGCTCTTGCAAtgtcctgcagctctcacacGGGGTTCCTGGCTGAACCCAGCCCCAAAGCTCTTCCCATGCCTTCTGTTTCCCTCTGTGCatgcctccagctgctctgtcaGAGGTCCCCAAGCCCTTGACTCCCCATCCAGCCCCGACACCCCCggtgtgcccagccccaggacctCAGGTGCAGCCCCATTGCCTCAGgggtgcccatccctggcaccaCCTCATCCCCAccaccccaggggctgtgcagcgCCAGGACCCCCTCCACTTATCCCTAAATCAAACAactccccaggggctgcccagcccGAGGGCCCCCAAGCCAATCCCATCATCCCTCCCCCtgggggctgtgcagccctgggatCCCCACACCAGCGGTGTGAGGGTGcctggccccggccccgccccacGATCACCCTGACACCCCACATCCCCATCTCTTCGGGGGGTGTCTAGCCCTGCTACCGCCACCCCCATCACCCCGGTATTCCCGAGCCCCAAACCCCGCAGCCCAACCCCATCACCCCGGTATTTCCGAGCCCCAAACCCCGCAGCCCATCCCCATCACCCCGGTATTCCcgagccccgcgccgcgcccgcccggcccccgcagccgccgccaTTGGGCGCCCGTTCGGCTCcgagggggcggcggggcgggggccggtgccgcccggctcggctcggctcggcgcgTCTCGGGTGGGCTCGGAGCGGAGCGatgcggcccggcccggcccggcccggccccgcggctcCTCCCCGCGCGGCGCGGCGGGCccggcggggggcggccggggGGCGGCCCGGGGGCGGTGGCGCGCGGAGCCCGGGCCGGTCGGCGGCGGAGGATGGGCAACGCGCAGCGGAAGGGGCCGCGCAGCCAGCGGCGGGGCAGGATGCGCTCGGCAACAGGTACCGGCGAGGGCGGGGCGGCACCGAACCCGCGCccccgcagcgccgccgcccccgcgaCCCCTGCGACCCCCGGtgcggcggcgggcaggggcGGCTCGGGCGTGCTCGGGCTGTGGCTCGGCGCTCCTCGCTCCCCCGCTCCCGGTGGGTCGCTTGGAGGACACGGGCAGAGGTCACCCCGGCCGAGGCTTGGCCTCCTGACGGGGATGGCGCGGGATGGGGCTGGCGATGGGGCCACCGCGGTCCCCCAGCATGTGGGACAGGTGCTGGCTGTCCGAGCTGCAGGTAGCCAGCCCCGGATTACCGGGAGCTAGCCCCATGCAGTGGGGAAGCAGCCCTGGGCATGGGAATCCAGCCCCAAGGTGAGGGAAGGCAGTCCTGGGCATGGaactgctgccctggcagtggggagccagcctggggacagggatgcacCCCAAGGTGTGGGAGCCAGCCCCGGCAGTGGGGAGCCCCTGCAGCTGATATCCCGGATCTGGCCCCCCCGGGAAGGGAGCCCACTGCTGTGCAGCCCCCgcaccccagctcctgctcccacacatCGCAGTGTGGTGGGTGTCTGGGGGCTCCTGTACCACA from Catharus ustulatus isolate bCatUst1 chromosome 14, bCatUst1.pri.v2, whole genome shotgun sequence encodes:
- the LOC117002817 gene encoding uncharacterized protein LOC117002817; translated protein: MPRPPTCTALHLWEPRGVGMAQPSRCVPGWSIPDTSDLGIHCSNRKDQKALGGCYGNSHKLDQYLVQGAVCVTDVGAGGCDRHSGVGGPWWHPAAQAVSLFWAGLWQYLSSQGPRHGVPPPSRSLCTPQGGEGWASWGWLAEIPPRKYFQLLPQTPAEPSTWCRGGSGPCANSPTVGRGAAIRQRGHCSAPWPGEPRTVPITASHSSPLCGAAPDPASSSSPVGTHGCRRCPGHTAPGSPDSPAWLVRDTGTLCWAKGQEGACGRAGTCRCHGPVRPERGSGSAPRSSSGTEPSYEEDINIC